In Tribolium castaneum strain GA2 chromosome 4, icTriCast1.1, whole genome shotgun sequence, one DNA window encodes the following:
- the LOC103315014 gene encoding uncharacterized protein LOC103315014 isoform X1 has product MDRCFKWPQESKSKNYEEDRELIFRLQSAKRRLSPIVDDIVESAVDLIEKGDDHFVNECTLTPDQYQDVIWASQMLRQIEYDRMNHNNYYLPNTNLIVNRVSVESVKKTRDKSAVVIDQATVVQLLQLYDQMGVIIQKMLNTNKATKNVDVQKSTDESRSDCRCDTTMPASTTTTENNEVDSLTSEKSALKPCIKSTCSAFKKSSSSKENGEDSERKSVSINDEVETKVCDDPTIYIKIQCYTDCSETAEVDATPKTSEVKCSKSCDSHYHIKLDGEPVTLKMNQTNHNEDPVFCINARSDDESDVKIVIKQCPECRSTIIGSSTKIENPPESHESLTIHGTPQLDETNLEYSSDDSGKSTSPSECHCKEKKMCIDLAKLKELLGCSCDKPKMDVVIDSDSVEKSEVKVRELPPLMRRRVCSSMEFDVTTVKTRLREKEIEHKNAHIVLELKQLGVDQILRASKPAKCCRKAILNERQRTALPYCVSLRSLPLMSNDAEVIKQSVDMSVKKIKNAIDLTQAYKDKLAYYVSLGKDDFKQKQTPWVAPLYGMDLNGEEDRFYVLKKEEAEEQVATLLGIVERLRRNDLSYTKNRCFVLRKPNMMRRITEWNESKSSVLSRRINRKRIKRRMELKFRNCKPNRRRRSWRSNIDRFGFPHQFNSLDVNFLQTTEISRFTSFAKCSNSGSDIPLNAFPCFNICNLDNKQQEAIVEKSKGSGDCSLSKMLDFSYLNKPEKSKFLPSVFRKKNSKRKKSLPASNALTIFIPKSKGVKRKKKNVLEYYVGLVKGDLVWSNTLPLVPQNYDTYYNHASERKKVPVEEPIVATRVSRAESSREPTRSPSRSSRRSSGSATRRKRLTLPESNNEPQKTVTSSPEPQQVNAPEMAQVDETQELKDESWFPHVVSDTSLPNIQETFEKKEVEQTEAQPVEPRDDPHEEEFVEQQEEPEEQQEEPEEQQEEPEEQPPPPPQAVKSKCSTKQVCIKHDCKSGCKASKACCSSASQSSSPPPPPSSAPHSSSVPPSSARHSSSPPAPSARHSSSPPPPSQKAGPGDITIAIKKKRKGIVIEGRAPASCNKEVCEIYKNKNLVPDKPEKQQKAKSSSDKPPKEQKFKVVAKDSVEIIINNNTISVTNNDKRKK; this is encoded by the exons ATGGATAGATGTTTCAAATGGCCACAAGAAAgcaaatctaaaaattatGAAGAAGACAGAGAACTTATCTTTCGTTTACAATCAGCAAAACGCAGACTATCACCCATTGTGGACGATATTGTTGAATCAGCCGTAGATCTCATCGAAAAAGGTGATGATCATTTTGTGAACGAGTGCACACTCACACCAGACCAATATCAAGATGTAATTTGGGCTTCTCAAATGTTACGACAGATAGAATATGATAGAATGAACCACAATAACTATTACTTACCGAACACTAATTTAATAGTGAACCGTGTAAGTGTCGAAAGCGTGAAAAAAACTAGAGATAAGTCCGCCGTCGTTATAGATCAAGCTACAGTAGTGCAGCTATTGCAGCTTTACGACCAAATGGGtgttattatacaaaaaatgttaaacacCAATAAAGCAACCAAAAATGTTGACGTTCAGAAATCGACCGATGAAAGTCGATCAGACTGTAGGTGTGATACCACAATGCCGGCCTCAACAACCACCACAGAGAACAACGAAGTTGATTCTTTAACTTCCGAAAAAAGTGCACTCAAACCGTGCATCAAATCGACATGCTCAGCTTTCAAGAAGA GTTCTTCTAGCAAAGAGAACGGTGAGGACTCGGAAAGAAAAAGTGTTTCAATCAACGACGAAGTGGAGACTAAAGTTTGCGATGACCCCACCATCTATATCAAAATCCAGTGCTACACTGATTGCTCTGAAACGGCAGAAGTCGATGCTACGCCCAAAACCAGCGAAGTTAAATGCTCCAAAAGTTGCGACTCTCATTATCACATTAAACTGGACGGAGAACCAGTCACATTAAAAATGAATCAG ACCAACCATAACGAAGACCCtgttttttgcataaatgCGCGAAGCGACGACGAAAGTGATGTCAAAATTGTGATCAAACAATGTCCAGAATGTAGATCAACAATCATTGGTTCTTCCACAAAAATCGAAAACCCGCCAGAATCACACGAGTCGCTTACAATACACGGAACACCACAACTTGACGAAACAAATCTGGAATATTCATCTGATGATTCTGGCAAATCAACATCACCCTCGGAATGTCATTGCAAGGAGAAGAAAATGTGTATAGACCTCGCCAAGCTTAAAGAACTGCTCGGTTGTTCATGCGATAAACCCAAAATGGACGTGGTTATAGATTCAGACAGTGTGGAAAAATCAGAAGTCAAAGTTCGTGAACTACCACCTTTGATGAGACGTCGGGTTTGTTCCTCAATGGAATTCGATGTCACCACCGTTAAAACGAGGCTTCGAGAGAAAGAAATCGAGCACAAAAACGCCCACATCGTCTTAGAGTTGAAACAACTAGGAGTTGACCAAATTTTACGAGCTAGCAAACCGGCCAAGTGCTGTCGGAAGGCAATTCTCAACGAAAGGCAAAGAACAGCGCTTCCTTACTGTGTCAGCTTGCGATCGTTGCCACTGATGAGCAACGATGCCGAAGTCATCAAACAATCAGTTGATATGAGCGtgaagaaaatcaaaaacgcGATCGATCTGACCCAAGCTTACAAAGACAAACTGGCGTATTATGTCAGCTTGGGGAAAGATGATTTCAAACAAAAGCAAACACCGTGGGTTGCGCCATTGTACGGTATGGATTTAAATGGCGAAGAAGACCGCTTTTACGTGTTGAAGAAAGAAGAAGCTGAGGAACAAGTTGCTACACTACTTGGAATCGTTGAAAGACTCCGTCGGAACGATTTAAGTTACACCAAAAATCGATGTTTTGTTTTGAGGAAACCAAACATGATGAGAAGGATAACGGAGTGGAATGAGTCAAAATCGTCAGTTTTGAGCAGAAGAATTAACCGGAAACGCATAAAAAGACGTATGGAATTAAAATTCAGAAATTGTAAACCAAACAGAAGGAGGCGAAGTTGGAGAAGTAATATTGATAGGTTTGGTTTTCCCCACCAATTTAATTCACTTGATGTGAATTTTCTTCAAACCACTGAAATCAGTAGATTTACTTCTTTTGCCAAATGTTCCAATAGTGGGTCAGATATCCCCTTGAATGCTTTCCcctgttttaatatttgtaatttggaTAATAAGCAGCAAGAAGCAATAGTTGAAAAAAGTAAAGGAAGCGGTGATTGCTCCCTAAGCAAGATGTTGG ATTTCTCTTATCTAAATAAACCCGAAAAAAGTAAGTTCTTACCAAGCGTGTTTCgtaagaaaaattcaaaaagaaaaaaatcgttgCCTGCTTCTAACGCGCTAACCATTTTTATACCTAAA TCAAAAGGTGTCAAAcgcaagaaaaaaaatgttctagAATACTATGTTGGTTTAGTAAAGGGAGATCTAGTCTGGAGTAACACCCTTCCACTAGTACCCCAAAACTACGACACCTATTATAACCATGCAAGTGAACGTAAGAAAGTTCCTGTGGAAGAGCCCATAGTCGCTACTCGCGTTTCGCGTGCCGAATCAAGTCGAGAACCCACAAGGTCACCTTCAAGAAGCAGCAGAAGAAGTTCTGGTTCTGCTACCAGACGCAAACGTCTCACATTGCCGGAATCAAATAACGAAccccaaaaaactgtcacatCATCTCCAGAACCCCAGCAAGTTAATGCTCCAGAAATGGCTCAAGTTGATGAAACACAAGAACTAAAAGACGAATCTTGGTTTCCTCACGTTGTTAGCGATACTTCCTTGCCCAACATCCAGGAAACATTTGAAAAGAAAGAAGTTGAACAGACGGAAGCGCAACCGGTGGAACCAAGAGATGATCCGCATGAAGAGGAATTTGTAGAACAGCAGGAAGAACCAGAAGAACAGCAAGAAGAACCTGAAGAACAGCAAGAAGAACCTGAAGAACAACCACCACCACCGCCACAAGCAGTAAAAAGCAAATGTTCGACAAAACAAGTGTGCATCAAACATGATTGTAAGAGTGGTTGCAAAGCAAGTAAGGCTTGTTGTTCATCAGCTTCTCAATCTTCTTCTCCTCCGCCTCCTCCTTCATCGGCTCCTCATTCTTCTTCCGTTCCTCCTTCATCGGCTCGTCATTCTTCTTCCCCTCCTGCTCCATCGGCTCGGCATTCTTCTTCCCCTCCTCCTCCTTCCCAAAAAGCCGGTCCGGGAGATATTACAATTGCTATTAAAAAGAAGCGAAAGGGAATAGTTATTGAAGGAAGAGCTCCAGCGAGTTGTAACAAGGAAGTTtgtgaaatttacaaaaacaaaaatttggtacCGGACAAACCCGAGAAACAACAAAAAGCTAAAAGTTCGTCTGACAAGCCCCCGAAAGAGCAAAAGTTCAAAGTTGTAGCCAAAGATAgtgtagaaataataataaataacaacacgATTTCTGTGACAAATAACGACAAaaggaaaaagtaa
- the Cow gene encoding proteoglycan Cow translates to MRVLLVLVVAAAVVCTTDAKRKRKFDGDFEFAEEDESKAAKSGEKKRWIHDPSSDLCRPLNCKKKEICLLEDSFTAVCVSRKELKKNGDIVVPKSTVKTEESKNEDDDDDDVFYDTEDDPDDTDEDLNDSVVCKPCPVVKPTFLCGSDNRTYSSLCRLDYHNCIHHTSIRVTCKGFCPCKENEAHLRKKQRQSERLNSFMNKYKATLDKSGTVGGSINGAKPAQPSSKSDVYTFTPQDFKYENKHYKYIKYTKYNKDNNNLLYAEDKDRLRGYNEVTDNKLYSNSIGVLDPAISPSKQCSPAALQAMGNRLLDWFSVVMADSSKRRRPRNKSKAHFPSACKGEVRWMFQHLDANSDAKLSLQELYDLEHDQSEVCLKPFLQQCDIDRDVIVTPLEWCRCFQRTERPCAAVKRKITPELLGVYVPDCDNQGYYRPTQCHSAIGMCWCVDKHGVEFANTRTHAKPNCEALINKSNGVAKQTSPEDASDDEDGDDVEQDIEGSADHPGDY, encoded by the exons GATGAGTCGAAAGCGGCCAAGTCAGGCGAGAAGAAACGGTGGATACACGATCCCTCCA gTGATCTCTGCAGGCcattaaattgcaaaaagaAGGAAATCTGCTTGTTGGAAGATTCATTTACCGCGGTGTGCGTATCGAGAAAAGAACTCAAAAAGAACGG TGACATCGTTGTGCCTAAATCGACCGTAAAAACTGAAGAGTCGAAGAATGAAGACGATGACGATGATGATGTGTTTTACGACACGGAGGACGACCCCGATGACACCGACGAGGATTTAAACGACTCAGTAGT GTGTAAGCCGTGTCCGGTGGTCAAACCGACGTTCTTGTGCGGTTCTGATAACAGGACTTACAGTTCCTTGTGTAGATTAGATTACCACAACTGCATCCACCACACGTCGATCAGAGTGACGTGCAAGGGATTCTGTCCTTGTAAAG AAAATGAGGCGCATCTTCGGAAAAAGCAGCGACAATCGGAACGATTGAATTCGTTCATGAATAAGTATAAAgccactttggataaaagtggaactgttggTGGATCCATTAATGGCGCAAAGCCTGCGCAACCGTCTTCTAAATCCGATGTATATACATTCACCCCACAAGACTTCAAATACGAAAACAAACATTAcaaatacataaaatataCAAAGTACAACAAG GACAATAACAATCTTTTATACGCGGAGGATAAGGACCGGCTTCGTGGCTATAATGAAGTTACCGACAACAAACTTTACAGTAACTCAATTGGGGTACTTGACCCTGCGATTTCTCCCTCGAAACAGTGTTCTCCAGCCGCACTCCAAGCAATGGGTAATCGCTTACTCGACTGGTTTTCTGTTGTTATGGCAGATTCGTCAAAACGGCGAAGGCCTCGGAACAAGTCGAAGG CTCATTTTCCATCCGCGTGTAAGGGCGAAGTGAGATGGATGTTCCAACACTTGGACGCCAATTCCGACGCTAAACTCTCCTTGCAAGAACTCTACGACTTAGAGCACGACCAGAGCGAAGTGTGTTTGAAACCCTTCCTGCAACAATGCGACATCGATCGAGACGTCATAGTCACACCACTAGAATGGTGTCGATGTTTTCAACGAACGGAAAGGCCGTGTGCCGCCGTCAAGCGCAAAATAACACCCGAACTTTTAG GGGTGTACGTGCCCGATTGCGACAACCAGGGTTACTATCGTCCGACGCAGTGCCACAGTGCCATCGGCATGTGCTGGTGCGTGGACAAACACGGCGTGGAGTTCGCCAACACCCGCACCCACGCGAAACCTAATTGCG AGGccctaataaataaatcaaacggAGTGGCGAAGCAGACGAGCCCTGAAGACGCCAGTGACGACGAGGATGGTGACGATGTTGAGCAGGACATCGAAGGGAGCGCAGACCATCCTGGAGACTACTAA
- the LOC103315014 gene encoding uncharacterized protein LOC103315014 isoform X2, with amino-acid sequence MGVIIQKMLNTNKATKNVDVQKSTDESRSDCRCDTTMPASTTTTENNEVDSLTSEKSALKPCIKSTCSAFKKSSSSKENGEDSERKSVSINDEVETKVCDDPTIYIKIQCYTDCSETAEVDATPKTSEVKCSKSCDSHYHIKLDGEPVTLKMNQTNHNEDPVFCINARSDDESDVKIVIKQCPECRSTIIGSSTKIENPPESHESLTIHGTPQLDETNLEYSSDDSGKSTSPSECHCKEKKMCIDLAKLKELLGCSCDKPKMDVVIDSDSVEKSEVKVRELPPLMRRRVCSSMEFDVTTVKTRLREKEIEHKNAHIVLELKQLGVDQILRASKPAKCCRKAILNERQRTALPYCVSLRSLPLMSNDAEVIKQSVDMSVKKIKNAIDLTQAYKDKLAYYVSLGKDDFKQKQTPWVAPLYGMDLNGEEDRFYVLKKEEAEEQVATLLGIVERLRRNDLSYTKNRCFVLRKPNMMRRITEWNESKSSVLSRRINRKRIKRRMELKFRNCKPNRRRRSWRSNIDRFGFPHQFNSLDVNFLQTTEISRFTSFAKCSNSGSDIPLNAFPCFNICNLDNKQQEAIVEKSKGSGDCSLSKMLDFSYLNKPEKSKFLPSVFRKKNSKRKKSLPASNALTIFIPKSKGVKRKKKNVLEYYVGLVKGDLVWSNTLPLVPQNYDTYYNHASERKKVPVEEPIVATRVSRAESSREPTRSPSRSSRRSSGSATRRKRLTLPESNNEPQKTVTSSPEPQQVNAPEMAQVDETQELKDESWFPHVVSDTSLPNIQETFEKKEVEQTEAQPVEPRDDPHEEEFVEQQEEPEEQQEEPEEQQEEPEEQPPPPPQAVKSKCSTKQVCIKHDCKSGCKASKACCSSASQSSSPPPPPSSAPHSSSVPPSSARHSSSPPAPSARHSSSPPPPSQKAGPGDITIAIKKKRKGIVIEGRAPASCNKEVCEIYKNKNLVPDKPEKQQKAKSSSDKPPKEQKFKVVAKDSVEIIINNNTISVTNNDKRKK; translated from the exons ATGGGtgttattatacaaaaaatgttaaacacCAATAAAGCAACCAAAAATGTTGACGTTCAGAAATCGACCGATGAAAGTCGATCAGACTGTAGGTGTGATACCACAATGCCGGCCTCAACAACCACCACAGAGAACAACGAAGTTGATTCTTTAACTTCCGAAAAAAGTGCACTCAAACCGTGCATCAAATCGACATGCTCAGCTTTCAAGAAGA GTTCTTCTAGCAAAGAGAACGGTGAGGACTCGGAAAGAAAAAGTGTTTCAATCAACGACGAAGTGGAGACTAAAGTTTGCGATGACCCCACCATCTATATCAAAATCCAGTGCTACACTGATTGCTCTGAAACGGCAGAAGTCGATGCTACGCCCAAAACCAGCGAAGTTAAATGCTCCAAAAGTTGCGACTCTCATTATCACATTAAACTGGACGGAGAACCAGTCACATTAAAAATGAATCAG ACCAACCATAACGAAGACCCtgttttttgcataaatgCGCGAAGCGACGACGAAAGTGATGTCAAAATTGTGATCAAACAATGTCCAGAATGTAGATCAACAATCATTGGTTCTTCCACAAAAATCGAAAACCCGCCAGAATCACACGAGTCGCTTACAATACACGGAACACCACAACTTGACGAAACAAATCTGGAATATTCATCTGATGATTCTGGCAAATCAACATCACCCTCGGAATGTCATTGCAAGGAGAAGAAAATGTGTATAGACCTCGCCAAGCTTAAAGAACTGCTCGGTTGTTCATGCGATAAACCCAAAATGGACGTGGTTATAGATTCAGACAGTGTGGAAAAATCAGAAGTCAAAGTTCGTGAACTACCACCTTTGATGAGACGTCGGGTTTGTTCCTCAATGGAATTCGATGTCACCACCGTTAAAACGAGGCTTCGAGAGAAAGAAATCGAGCACAAAAACGCCCACATCGTCTTAGAGTTGAAACAACTAGGAGTTGACCAAATTTTACGAGCTAGCAAACCGGCCAAGTGCTGTCGGAAGGCAATTCTCAACGAAAGGCAAAGAACAGCGCTTCCTTACTGTGTCAGCTTGCGATCGTTGCCACTGATGAGCAACGATGCCGAAGTCATCAAACAATCAGTTGATATGAGCGtgaagaaaatcaaaaacgcGATCGATCTGACCCAAGCTTACAAAGACAAACTGGCGTATTATGTCAGCTTGGGGAAAGATGATTTCAAACAAAAGCAAACACCGTGGGTTGCGCCATTGTACGGTATGGATTTAAATGGCGAAGAAGACCGCTTTTACGTGTTGAAGAAAGAAGAAGCTGAGGAACAAGTTGCTACACTACTTGGAATCGTTGAAAGACTCCGTCGGAACGATTTAAGTTACACCAAAAATCGATGTTTTGTTTTGAGGAAACCAAACATGATGAGAAGGATAACGGAGTGGAATGAGTCAAAATCGTCAGTTTTGAGCAGAAGAATTAACCGGAAACGCATAAAAAGACGTATGGAATTAAAATTCAGAAATTGTAAACCAAACAGAAGGAGGCGAAGTTGGAGAAGTAATATTGATAGGTTTGGTTTTCCCCACCAATTTAATTCACTTGATGTGAATTTTCTTCAAACCACTGAAATCAGTAGATTTACTTCTTTTGCCAAATGTTCCAATAGTGGGTCAGATATCCCCTTGAATGCTTTCCcctgttttaatatttgtaatttggaTAATAAGCAGCAAGAAGCAATAGTTGAAAAAAGTAAAGGAAGCGGTGATTGCTCCCTAAGCAAGATGTTGG ATTTCTCTTATCTAAATAAACCCGAAAAAAGTAAGTTCTTACCAAGCGTGTTTCgtaagaaaaattcaaaaagaaaaaaatcgttgCCTGCTTCTAACGCGCTAACCATTTTTATACCTAAA TCAAAAGGTGTCAAAcgcaagaaaaaaaatgttctagAATACTATGTTGGTTTAGTAAAGGGAGATCTAGTCTGGAGTAACACCCTTCCACTAGTACCCCAAAACTACGACACCTATTATAACCATGCAAGTGAACGTAAGAAAGTTCCTGTGGAAGAGCCCATAGTCGCTACTCGCGTTTCGCGTGCCGAATCAAGTCGAGAACCCACAAGGTCACCTTCAAGAAGCAGCAGAAGAAGTTCTGGTTCTGCTACCAGACGCAAACGTCTCACATTGCCGGAATCAAATAACGAAccccaaaaaactgtcacatCATCTCCAGAACCCCAGCAAGTTAATGCTCCAGAAATGGCTCAAGTTGATGAAACACAAGAACTAAAAGACGAATCTTGGTTTCCTCACGTTGTTAGCGATACTTCCTTGCCCAACATCCAGGAAACATTTGAAAAGAAAGAAGTTGAACAGACGGAAGCGCAACCGGTGGAACCAAGAGATGATCCGCATGAAGAGGAATTTGTAGAACAGCAGGAAGAACCAGAAGAACAGCAAGAAGAACCTGAAGAACAGCAAGAAGAACCTGAAGAACAACCACCACCACCGCCACAAGCAGTAAAAAGCAAATGTTCGACAAAACAAGTGTGCATCAAACATGATTGTAAGAGTGGTTGCAAAGCAAGTAAGGCTTGTTGTTCATCAGCTTCTCAATCTTCTTCTCCTCCGCCTCCTCCTTCATCGGCTCCTCATTCTTCTTCCGTTCCTCCTTCATCGGCTCGTCATTCTTCTTCCCCTCCTGCTCCATCGGCTCGGCATTCTTCTTCCCCTCCTCCTCCTTCCCAAAAAGCCGGTCCGGGAGATATTACAATTGCTATTAAAAAGAAGCGAAAGGGAATAGTTATTGAAGGAAGAGCTCCAGCGAGTTGTAACAAGGAAGTTtgtgaaatttacaaaaacaaaaatttggtacCGGACAAACCCGAGAAACAACAAAAAGCTAAAAGTTCGTCTGACAAGCCCCCGAAAGAGCAAAAGTTCAAAGTTGTAGCCAAAGATAgtgtagaaataataataaataacaacacgATTTCTGTGACAAATAACGACAAaaggaaaaagtaa